One Vibrio sp. CDRSL-10 TSBA genomic window, TACCGCGATGTCCTCCGGCTTCGACGCCCTGAGCAATAATCGCATCAACACCTCGTGCTTCAAGCCAGCGCGCCTCTTGCAATGTGGTTGCGGAGGCAAGAATTGTACAGTCCCAATTCTGGATTCGTTTGAGCAGATCCGGCTCCGGCAGGCCGAAGTGAAAACTCAGTATACCCGGGGTTGAAACGGCTCGATGGCATCGGCGATATCGTGGCTGAAGGGCATCCGGCTGGCTCCGCTTTCTTGTTTCGGTAGCGGTAAGTCCAGTTGCTGAAAATAAGGGCTCAGAGCTGTTTGCCAGCGTTGTTGCCTGCCAGCATCGAAGGCAGGCATGGAGTGGCAGAAAAAGTTGAGATTAAACGGTTTATCCGTTGAACGCTGAATGTGTTTAATTTCCTCCACCATGGTGTCGGCACTCAGCATCGCGCAGGGCAGGGAGCCCAAGCCCCCGGCCTGACACACCGCGATTGCCAGTTCGCTGTCTTGCACACCAGCCATCGGCGCCTGAATAATGGGCAGCTCGCACCCCAACAGCTCGTCAATGTTTCCTGTGTACATACGCTCTCCTGACAATAGCGGCCTGCGAAGATTTTAGATGTTGGTAGAAACAGACCTTGGTCGCCGACAGGGCTGCTCTTTAGATTAAAACTGGTAACCTACACCAATGTAGCCAGTCGACACTGTGACATCTATGTCTTCCACATCTTGTGCTTGAGCGACACGATATCCGGCATGCAGACTGATATTGTTGCGAAAAGCGACGCCGATCTCTGCACCGTACTGGAAGCCGCCCTTAGACGCTGACGCAGAAGATCCGGTTGATGTGTTTTCTAATTCAAAGTCAAGATGCCCTATGCCGCCAATCAGACTAACATAAGCATCTACTTGCTTGTAATGTTTAATGAAACGAGGCTTGATGTTCACAAAAACAGCATCGCCGTCGGCATCGACTAAATCAGCATATTGAACTGTGCCAAAATGGCGGTACTCAATTTCTACGCCCAATTTTACATCGCGATGAGTGTTAAATTCGTATCCGGCGGCGAGGTTGTATCCAAAATCGCCAAAGTCACCGCTTTCTTTGATTTTTGAATCACCGCTTTCCAATTCTGTATCGTTAAAAAATGCCAGGTCGGCGCTAAGGTAGACATTGCCGATATCCTGTTTTTTGTCAGTATTGTTATCGTCTTGTGCAAACGCCGCCGCGTTTAGGCCAAAGATTGTGACCGCAGGAAGTAACCAACTGCTAAATTTCATTAGTGCCTCTTTTTAATATTTTTAGCTCAAATTGCATGAATAGACAGACTTTCACCTTAGCACAAATGCAAATAATTGATATGCAACCATTTGTTTTAAAGATGATATTGATAACAAAAATTGTCGTCAATGGTTATGCCTGGCAGGAGAGTAAAAGAATGCGGGAGAGTGAAAGAGTGGTCAAAAAATGCGGATTAGCAGCGTCAGTGGCCGGGCTAGCCCGGCCACTTAATCGAATCAGCGCCTTCGCCAGTTCTGCTCAGCTATTTAGCCAGGCTTCAGCCTGCGCTTTTTCGCTGCGGTCAAATGCCTTGATTTCTATATGGGGCATCAGTTTGCCCTCCAGTTCACTGGCGGTTTTGATCCACTGTTTATCGGACAGAATGGCTGCCTTATTGAAGCTTCGCATCAGGGCAATTAATTCAGGCATCTGTTTCAGCTCAACCCAAATGGCATCCAGTGTGGGCAGATGATAATCGATGACATCGTACAGCATCACGCCATTTTCCATGCCTTCACCCTGGGTCAGCAACTGATCCAATGCGAAAGTCATGCCTTCTTTATCAAGAGTGCCGCTGATTTGAATATCGAGGCGGTTTTCTCCATGACGGTTAACGGAAAACATAGGTCACCCCCTTTCTGGCTAGAAACAAGCTCCATTTAAAGGATAGGGCGCAGGGTTTCACCTTGCCAATACGGGCTAGTGAACTTGTGTGACCTGTGCTGTCCGCGCCGCGTTACATGTGAGTACGGCATGCTGCCAGACTGCAGCAAAAGCAAACGGAGAACAGTGAAGGCAAGCAGAGAGCTGCGAAGGTAATAAACTTACTGCAGCAAGCTGGCGTATATTTGCTGGCCTTGCGCGGTCAGAGAGTAGACCCGCTGTTCTTCTTTAACTACCAGGCCGCTGTTGACCAGCTGGCGTAAGTGAAAGTTAAATTTGGTGTGATCTTCGACTCCCACCATGCGACACAAATCCATGAATTTGACTTTGCGGTGCAATTTGAGCTGCTTCACTACGGTGCGCCGAATCGGATTGGACAGGGCGCTGAAAATCTGGTCATGATGACGTTCTTCAATCTGGGCTTTCGGGCTGCGCTCCGCATGCACCCGCTTCAGGGTGACCGACAAGGTGGTCAGATTAAACGGCTTGGTGAGAAACTCATCCGCGCCTTTTTTCATCGCATCAACCGCCAGATCGACGGTAGCAAAAGCCGTGGTGATCACAATGCCGATGTTAGGTTGCAGGCGGCGCAGGGTTGTCAGCGCATCAATACCTGTCATGCCACCCATCACGACATCAAACAGGGCAAGATCAAACGGTTTTCTCTGGCCGCGGCATCCAGGGCATCTTCGGCATTAGTACATGCGGTCACATCAAACGATTCCAGTGCCAGCGCTTCGAGTAGGACTTCACGCAGTTGCGGATCGTCTTCTGCCAGTAACAGTTTTAACGTCATCAAATATTCCTCGGAATGCGAACTTCCACTGTCAGGCCGTTATCGTGGTTATAGAGCAGCAGTTCGCCGTTGTGTTGCATAATTATTTGTTTGCACAGTGCCAGGCCCATGCCGGTTCCTTCACCTTTGGGTTTCGTGGTAAAAAACGGTTGGGTCGCCTTGTGTAACAGGGCATCCGGCATACCGCCACCACAGTCAGTGAAGGTGATGATGGCGTATTGTTGATTCTGAATGGCGCGGATCCGCAGTACCTTGGTGTCATGACTGGCATCGACGCTGTTACCAATCAGGTTGCTGAACACTTCTTCCAGCAATCCGGCATCACCGGAAATGCCCAGCTGATGGTCAACGTCAACCAGCACATCGAACTCTTCCAACCGGTACTGATTGAGCGTTAACGCCTGCTCAATAACCTGTGACAGGTTCACAGGCTGACGCTGGATTGGTCTGTGGTGTGCATAGTTGAGTACCTCCTGGCTGATTTCCGCAGCCCGGTTCAAGCCGAAGCGGATGCGGTCAATCTGGCGCTTGTGATTGGCATTATCGTTTAGTTGGCGCTCGAGTAAATCACAGCTCATCAATGCACTGCTGAGCGGGGTTTTGATCTCGTGGGCAATCGCCGAGGTCAGTTCACCAAGTTCGCGCAGTTTGGCATCTTGCAGAGACAACTGCAGGTTTGCCTGCAACTGCTGATCGTGCTCGCGGTCAAAAACACGCAATGTATGCCAGAGGCTGAGCATCACGGCATACGCACAAACCAGACGCAGCAGATGCACCCACAAAGGTTCAGGCCCCTCACCGAGCAGGCTGGCACACAGCGCGTAGCTTATCAGCGATAACCCCAGTGCCTGAAACGGCAGTGCTGAGCCGTAGCCGTTGCTGTTAATACGACGTGCATAAGAAAAGAGCGCGCAGCCGGCCAGAATGCTGAATCCGACCCCCAAGGTCCAATACAGATAGTTACTGGCATAGTGCACAAACACCGGATAGCTGAATTGGCTGTATAACCAGTACAAGTGGCTGAGCAAAATCAATGTCAGCAGCCAGATAACACGTTTAATCCGGCGCAGCAGAGCCTCATTCCAGCTTGTCAGTGCCAGCATGCGCCAGGCGAAGTAAGCCAGAGGGATAAATGACAGCCCCAATTTTAGCACGAGGAATGTTTCCAGCTGCCGGGTCAAAGCGAATTCATGCTGATAGAGATCGAAATAGAGTTCAGACCAGAGATGCGCAGCATGAACAAGCCCGAACAGGGCGAAAACCGGCAGTACTTTGGCAATCAGAATTTGGCTGTTGTTGAGGTTACGCGAGAATATAGCGAAAGCGATGGCAAAAAAAGCCAGTCCGGAAAGAAGGTAAAGTTTGAAAATGATAAGCATGTCCATGTCGGGAGTCTAATTAACCTGGTCAACACTATCAATTGGCAAACTTGCTCAAAACCTCACAGTTAGATTGCAGTAATCGTAGGTGTGGCACGCTTTCACCCCCCCGCACAAATGAAAACTTCGACCCGCCGATCAAAGCAGACGGGCCGAATGACATCTCAAGGAGAGGTCGGGTTACTGCGGTGGCGCGTAACCGAGGCGCATTCCGCCCCAGTGACGGCCGTTCACGTAAACCGGTACCGAGATATCGTGCATCACTTCTCCGGTGTCGCGCTTATAAGTTTGCAGCAGCATGGTTTGCTGATGCTGGCCGCATCGCATGCCGACCCGGTCTGAAAAGATGCGTTTGGTGCGGTTGCCCACCATATCCTGCTGTTGGTTGCCGGTCAGTGGCTGGCAGAACTTATTATTGTGAGTCGGGACGTAACCATGGTCGTTGGTCGCAATGGCATACACCATCTCTGGCCGCCGGCTCAGAACCGGCTCCTGGAGGGCAGGCAGTACCGAATCGCAGTATTTATCAAATGCGGTCTGATATTTGGCTGGCTGGGTGTTGCCAACGGGCTGGTGCTGGCGGTCAAACAAGGCCTGCTGCGATATCACACCACTGGTGATGTCCTGCTCGAATTTTTCACCCACCGCCGTCGCCAGCGCCGAGGCCAGTTCATAGAAAGGCCGGTGCATGGATTGCGGATAGTGTTCGACCAGGACCGCGTTACTGTGTTCGGCAAGTTGCATTAAATGTTCTGCTTCGGTCTGTAGTTCGAGCAGTTCGTGATCACTGGCCGACAGTTTCCTGCTGGCTATGGGTAATGGCACGGGCGATCTGACGCAGGCTCTGTTCATTACTGGCCACGTCGTCACTGATGGCGCTCATCTGGCTCTCGACCTGTTGTGACTGGCTGGCAATGGTCTCCAGCCGTTGGCTGACACTTTCAACCCGTGCGACACCTTGTGTCACATTCGCTGCCACTTCTCCTATTGACTGGGTCACCTGCCGGGTCTGAGCCAGGATCTCTGCAACAATCTCTGACACTTCCTCGGTACTGCGCGCAGTACGCTCTGCCAGGTTACGCACTTCATCAGCGACCACGGCAAAGCCGCGTCCGCTTTCTCCGGCACGTGCTGCTTCAATCGCGGCGTTCAGAGCCAGCAGGTTGGTCTGAGCGGCAATACTTTCAATTACTTCGACCACGGTTTCGATACGCTCAACCTGAGATTCCAGGCTCTGGATCTGCGCCACTGAGTCTGCTGTCTGTGAGCTGAGTTGCTGCATACTTTGTACGGCTTGATCTAGCTCTGCCCGTCCTTCCTCACTGGTCGCCCGCATCACTTGAGTGGCCTGCAGGGCTGAGTTAGTGTGTGAGGCGCTGACGGCCAGCGTGTCAGTAATGGCTTCTGAGCTGTCAGAAATCCGTTCTATTGATGTCACCTGACGCGAGGTTTGCTGTTTAACGGTGTCAATGGCGTACGACACTTTGGCGGCGCTAACCGCATTCTGGTTCAGTTCGGTGGCTATCTGCGCGGCGACCGGATCGCTGCCGTCCATGGAATGGATGCTTTTCTGGTTGGGATGGCGCTGCTTTAGCTGCCACGGAGCAAGGCAGAGCGCGACAGCGCTGCCAAGCACGATCATTAGCGCACTGCTGAGACCGAGCCATTGTCCGGCTGCGGCCGATAGCAATGCGCACAGAGCGATCGCTAAGCCTAAACGTTGTTGAGTCGATAACATACTTCGTCCTAATCATTATTATTGTGTTTCGTTTGTTGGACTATAACGTGATTAATGTGCCGGAAGCGGTGAGCTTGTGCGGGCTTTCACTAAAGTCTGATGGTGAGCTTGGCTGAAATATGCTGAGAATGCGGCGCAGTTTGCACTCTGAACGGGGAGTTTAGGGGAGGGGCATGCGAAAATAACGCTCGCGGCGGACCTGAGCCCGCCGCGTCATGTTCATGATATGGCCTCTGTGCTCAGAGGCTCCACAAAATCAACGCCAGAATTTGCGGCGAAAGGATGCGCAGGCACATTACCAGCGGATACACCGTGGCGTAGGCCAGCGCAGAAGCACCGCTCTCTTCATGAATCGCATTGGCAAAGGCCAGGGCTGGTGGATCGGTCATCGAACCGGCCAGCATGCCGCAGATGGTCAGGTAATTCAGCTGGCCGAACAAACGCGCCAGAATGCCAACAGTCAGTAATGGGATCGCGGTGATCATCACGCCATAACCCATCCAGCTCAGGCCGTCACCATCGACCAGCGTGGTGACAAAATTGCCGCCGGATTTGAGTCCGACCACTGCCAGAAACAGCACAATACCGATTTCGCGCAGTGCCAGGTTGGCGCTCGGTGGCATAAACCAGTACAGCTTACCAATGCTGCCAATCCGGGCCAGAATCAAGGCAACGATCAGCGGGCCACCCGCCAAACCGAGTTTTATTGCGGCGGGAAAACCGGGCAGATAAAACGGAATAGAGCCAAGCAGCACGCCAAGGCCAATTCCGACAAACACCGGCAGCATCTGCACCTGTTGCAGTTTCTGGTGAGCATTACCGACAATACCGCTCACCGCTTCGATGGCTTCCTGACGACCGACCAGATTAAGAATGTCACCGAATTGCAGGGTCGACTGGCTGGTCGGGACCAGCTCAATACCGGCGCGGTTGAGACGAGAGACCACCACATCGTATTTCTGTTTCAGATCGAGATCGCGCAGTTTCTTACCCAAAACGATCTCATTGGTCACCACCAGACGTTGGACCCGCAATTCTGTGCCACGGGTCGACAGGGAGGCATCGACTTCTTCGCCGATCACCAGCCGGGCTTTATCAAGTGCCTTTTTATCGCCGACCAAATGCAGCAAATCGTCGACTTCAACTCGCGATTCCGGTTTAGGAACATGCAGAGTATCGCCCCGTTTGAGGCGAGAACACACAATGTCGCCTTCACTCAGAGCCGGAATGTCTTTGAGGAATAAGCCATTCAGGTTGGGATTACGCACCGCCACGTTCATGGTGTGCAGGCTCTCTTTTTTGTGTCCGTTGTGCGTCTCGAACTCCTGCGCTTCGTGATTGATATTGACACGAAACATCATTCTAAGCAGCCACATGGTCAGCAGAATGCCGCAGATACCGAACGGATAAGCGATAGCGTAGCCCATCCCGGTAAGGTCAAGCAGGTTACGTTGCTCACCCAGTTTCGGTCAGAATCTGTTGGCCGGCACCCAGCGAAGGGGTATTGGTGACGGCACCGGAAAAGACGCCGAGTATCACCGGCAAAGGGACATCAAACAGATAATACAGGCCAACGGTCACAGTGCAGCCGAGCAGCACAATCAGTACCGCAAAGCCATTGAGCTTAAGGCCGGAACTGCGCAGCGAGGAGAAGAAGCCCGGTCCCACCTGAATGCCTATGGTGTAAACAAATAGGATCAGACCGAATTCCTGGATAAAGTGCAGGGTTTCATAGTTGAGCGTGACGCCCCACACCCCGGTATAGTGACCAACCAGAATACCGCCAAACAGTACTCCGCCAATCCCAAGACCAACGCCGTAGATCCGCCAGTTCCCAATCCATAAGCCCTGCACCGCCACCAGCGCCAGAATGCTGATAGAAAGCGCAATATCACTCATAGTGAAGCTCCTGATTTCATTTAAAATCGGGGAGGGCAAATTACAATGAACGGCGGACAGGGGCAGGCTTTCGCACAGTGACTGTTTGCGGTGTCCGTGTAGACGGCACCATATTGACAGCGGTTACTCCGGTAACCGTTGCAACGACAACAGCGTTCAGGTCTGCGGCTGAAGGGTTCAAATGCTGCCGGCGATTTCGATCAGAAGTGTATTCTGTGTAAACCCGCAATGTGAGTATCGGTTATGTTGTCCCGGTATCAGATCATGACAGCTTTGGTATTGCCCTTAACTGATACTGAGTATGAATTTATTGCGGGGGCAAAGTTAACCGGATTGATGCAAAATTGTGCGCCTGGGCAGAAATAAATTTTGTGTGATAACTAACTGTTAAACATACGTAAATAGTGTTAATCGGCTGGCATGATTGATGTTGGTTTTACATTGTTCTCCCCAACATAACTGCAGCAAAAAGTATGTGCGCGACTGCATAAAATACTCTGTTGGTGATAAAATATGTTGCTGGCGATAAAATATGTGGAATTTGGCAGTGAAAGTAATATTGCACAGCGCCCTGCTGACGCCAACGGCAGAGTCAACAGGGCGCTTGGATAGATCTGACAGACCAGACTCAATCGGGATGGTGATGGTGTATTAGTACATCTGCCCGCTGGCATGTTGCAGCAAACGGCTGATCAGCTCGGTATGGTGAGCCGGCTCGCCGGCTTCGCGGCAGTTGGCAATCACCGGGCCGCAAATGTCCTCAATTTCCATCGGGCGGCCTTTCTCACGATCGACCAGCATGGAAGTCTTTATCGCATCAAACTGGCAGATAAGCTCAAACATTTCGGTGACATCCTGTTCGCTCATTACCACACCGTCCACGGCTGCCGCGCGTGCGGTTTCCTGCATGATGCTGCGAATCGTTGCGCGCAATACGGGATCCTGAGTGACAACGCGCGTGTCTTTCTGAGTCAGTGCCGTGATGGGATTGACCGCGTTGTTGATCATCAGCTTGCGCCACAGCGCGTAATTGACGTCAGTGTAGAGCTGATTAGGAATTCCCGCTGCTGAAAACAGCCCCTGCAAGTACCCGATCCGTGCGGCGAGCTCAGGGTTCGTTTCATTATTTGGCCACGCGCCGAAGTCTATCTGCGCGATACCGGTAGCTTGCACGACCCCCGGTGAAACGACATGTGCGCCGATTTTGACGGCCAGTCCGCCAATTGTCCTCTTCATGCCTAACGCGTTGGCAATTACTTGTTCATTGCGGACACCGTTTTGGATTGACAGCAGTGGAACGTCGCTCTGGCTGAGCCAGGAGTGCATTTCTGCCAGTATCGGCCCGGTGGTGCTGCCTTTTGATGCGATGATCAGTAGGTCAAAACTGTCCGCGCTATGCGTTTGACACAAGCCCTGCACATCGGTTGCATCGACGGCCTGCTGAAATGTGAAATCGGGATGGTGGAGTGACAGCCCCTGAGATTGCAGAGTTTGGAGATGTTCACCCCGGGCAACAAACACCACCTGATGCCCGGCCTTAATCAGACGAGCCGCGTAATAACAGCCGATGCCACCGGCACCGATCATGGCAAATTTCACCTTATTCTCTCCTTGAATCTTTGTATCCCTGAATGATGATGTTCATCAGGTTAAACTGATTTGCATATCAGAACCAGAGCTGTATGCGATCTGTTCGTCAGACCTCAGTCAGGTCACTCATCCGGCGCGGCAGGATGAGGTATGCTTATCTTGATGACTGCACGGATGATGATTCAACGGAGAACGGCGATGGCGGGTAATAAGCGATGTTTTTTTGCGCTGACTTTCAATTCACAGGCCCAGGCGGCGTTGCAACACAGCCGTGATGTAGTGAAACAATGTGCCGCACGCGGCAGTTTTACCCACGATGGCAATTTTCACCTTACGCTGGAATTTATCGGCCAGGTCAGCGATTCTGACCTCGCGCTGCTTGGGGAATTATTGACCCAGTTAGAGAGCGAGCCCCCCAATTTGCTGTACAGTCGTCAACTTGGTCATTTCGATATCAAAGGCGGGCGGCTGATCTGGCTCGGCCTCAAGCCGGACGACAGGTTAATGACGTTACAGGCAGAGCTGCGCGGATTACTCGCGTTAAATGGTTTTACACCGGAAAACCGGCATTATCGTCCTCATATCACTTTGGGACGCCGTGTCGAACTGCATCAGCCAATCAATGCGCTGGTTATACCTGACACTGATTTGGCGGTGCATTCTGTGGCTTTAATGGAAAGTACCCATGTGGACGGAAAGCTGTGCTACCAGCCACTGTATGAAAGGCTGGTGGCTCAAAGTTAACACATACGACGGTGGTAAGATGGAGGATGGACTACAATTGAGGTGATCTTGGCGGCGACTTTATTCGATCTCGATACGGGTGAGTATTCAGTTCGTCAGCAAAGCAAATCTCATAACAAGAAGCGAGAACGGCAATGAAAAATGTAACCTCAGTCATGCTACTTGGATTGGTGCTGGGATTTTCAGCCAGCGCGATGGCCAATCATCATAAGCAGGGTGAAAACATGATGTCTGACAGTGGGAAGCAGAACAGTCAGGGCATGATGATGTCTGATGAAGATATGGATGAAATGCACAAAAATATGATGGGCATGTCCGAAGAAGAGCGTGCGCAGTACAAAATGAAACTGCAGGACTGCGAAAAAGCGGGCCGCAGTGCCAAAGAGTGTGAAGCAAAACTGGAACGTCATATGGACAGCAATAAAGACCAGATGATGAAGCAGGATAAAAAGAGTAAAACCTACTAAGCCTGAGCCATCCCTCAGCGTCAGAGAGGCGAACATAGTTGTTCGCCTTTTTAATGTCCGTCCTGCCCAGATTTACGTCAAAATGACGTATCGCTTGTCTCTGACGTCCTGATATCAGTTAAACTCAGACAAAACAACAGGCTGGGAAATTCCAATCATATGCAGGGTAAAATCAGCGAGTGGTATGACGATAAAGGATATGGATTTATCGTGACGCCGGAGCGTAAGCGCAAAATATTTGTCCATATTTCTGAACTGAGAAAAAAAGGGTTACGCCCCAAACTGAATGCCAAAGTCAGCTTTGAACTTGGGCGTGATAGTCAGGGCCGGGTCAATGCGGTGAATGTCGACATGCAAGGGGGAAACAGCCTTCCTTTGGCGGTGGTATTCGGCTGTGCGTTTGTGGTGTTTGTCAGCGGCACGACGCTGCTGATGGGCGGCGCGTTGGTCTTTATCCCGCTTTATTTGCTGCTCAGCCTCTTCACCTACCTGATGTATGCCCGGGATAAAAATGCGGCGCTGCAGGGCCATTGGCGCACACCGGAAAAAACCTTGCATCTGTTAGCTTTGGCCGGCGGCTGGCCAGGAGCGCTGTGGGCACAGAATCAGTTGCGTCATAAATCGCAAAAA contains:
- a CDS encoding outer membrane beta-barrel protein, whose product is MKFSSWLLPAVTIFGLNAAAFAQDDNNTDKKQDIGNVYLSADLAFFNDTELESGDSKIKESGDFGDFGYNLAAGYEFNTHRDVKLGVEIEYRHFGTVQYADLVDADGDAVFVNIKPRFIKHYKQVDAYVSLIGGIGHLDFELENTSTGSSASASKGGFQYGAEIGVAFRNNISLHAGYRVAQAQDVEDIDVTVSTGYIGVGYQF
- a CDS encoding STAS/SEC14 domain-containing protein is translated as MFSVNRHGENRLDIQISGTLDKEGMTFALDQLLTQGEGMENGVMLYDVIDYHLPTLDAIWVELKQMPELIALMRSFNKAAILSDKQWIKTASELEGKLMPHIEIKAFDRSEKAQAEAWLNS
- a CDS encoding HAMP domain-containing sensor histidine kinase produces the protein MDMLIIFKLYLLSGLAFFAIAFAIFSRNLNNSQILIAKVLPVFALFGLVHAAHLWSELYFDLYQHEFALTRQLETFLVLKLGLSFIPLAYFAWRMLALTSWNEALLRRIKRVIWLLTLILLSHLYWLYSQFSYPVFVHYASNYLYWTLGVGFSILAGCALFSYARRINSNGYGSALPFQALGLSLISYALCASLLGEGPEPLWVHLLRLVCAYAVMLSLWHTLRVFDREHDQQLQANLQLSLQDAKLRELGELTSAIAHEIKTPLSSALMSCDLLERQLNDNANHKRQIDRIRFGLNRAAEISQEVLNYAHHRPIQRQPVNLSQVIEQALTLNQYRLEEFDVLVDVDHQLGISGDAGLLEEVFSNLIGNSVDASHDTKVLRIRAIQNQQYAIITFTDCGGGMPDALLHKATQPFFTTKPKGEGTGMGLALCKQIIMQHNGELLLYNHDNGLTVEVRIPRNI
- a CDS encoding methyl-accepting chemotaxis protein, with product MLSTQQRLGLAIALCALLSAAAGQWLGLSSALMIVLGSAVALCLAPWQLKQRHPNQKSIHSMDGSDPVAAQIATELNQNAVSAAKVSYAIDTVKQQTSRQVTSIERISDSSEAITDTLAVSASHTNSALQATQVMRATSEEGRAELDQAVQSMQQLSSQTADSVAQIQSLESQVERIETVVEVIESIAAQTNLLALNAAIEAARAGESGRGFAVVADEVRNLAERTARSTEEVSEIVAEILAQTRQVTQSIGEVAANVTQGVARVESVSQRLETIASQSQQVESQMSAISDDVASNEQSLRQIARAITHSQQETVGQ
- a CDS encoding 2-dehydropantoate 2-reductase, which translates into the protein MKFAMIGAGGIGCYYAARLIKAGHQVVFVARGEHLQTLQSQGLSLHHPDFTFQQAVDATDVQGLCQTHSADSFDLLIIASKGSTTGPILAEMHSWLSQSDVPLLSIQNGVRNEQVIANALGMKRTIGGLAVKIGAHVVSPGVVQATGIAQIDFGAWPNNETNPELAARIGYLQGLFSAAGIPNQLYTDVNYALWRKLMINNAVNPITALTQKDTRVVTQDPVLRATIRSIMQETARAAAVDGVVMSEQDVTEMFELICQFDAIKTSMLVDREKGRPMEIEDICGPVIANCREAGEPAHHTELISRLLQHASGQMY
- the thpR gene encoding RNA 2',3'-cyclic phosphodiesterase, with translation MAGNKRCFFALTFNSQAQAALQHSRDVVKQCAARGSFTHDGNFHLTLEFIGQVSDSDLALLGELLTQLESEPPNLLYSRQLGHFDIKGGRLIWLGLKPDDRLMTLQAELRGLLALNGFTPENRHYRPHITLGRRVELHQPINALVIPDTDLAVHSVALMESTHVDGKLCYQPLYERLVAQS
- a CDS encoding cold shock and DUF1294 domain-containing protein, whose amino-acid sequence is MQGKISEWYDDKGYGFIVTPERKRKIFVHISELRKKGLRPKLNAKVSFELGRDSQGRVNAVNVDMQGGNSLPLAVVFGCAFVVFVSGTTLLMGGALVFIPLYLLLSLFTYLMYARDKNAALQGHWRTPEKTLHLLALAGGWPGALWAQNQLRHKSQKQPFKTILWLTIALNIVAFSWTLSQPGHALIQQWLP